ATTAAAATTAATTTTTCTTTTTGTGACAATCGGTAAACCATAAAGGCTGACTTGTTCAAAGGCCATTACGGCCCCTTGCTTTTTCTCCCAATGAGGTTCGCTGTAACTGCGTTTTAATAAATGTTCAGCTAAAGGCTCTATCCAAGTAGGATCAATACGCGCATTCATTCGCGCAAATAAACGGCTGGTTTCAACCAATTCAGCTGACATTAACCACTTAGGTGGTTTCTTTGATAGCGATGAACCAGGAAAAACGAAGAACTTGCTTCCTCTCGCTCCTTTAAACTCTCTGTTTTCATCTTGTTGACCTAAATGGCTTAATAGACCAGACAACAAAGCTTGATGCACTGTCACTAAGCTACTAGGTAATGTTTGTTCTTTTTTATCTTGTTTTTTTTCTGCACCGGTGTCATTAATTGAAAACTGATAATCAACAGACGTTAATGATATTTTTTGCTCTTTTAACGTTAATTTAAGCTGGGTAAAAATATCTTGCCATTCACGTAGCCTTACATAAGACAAGTATTCGCGCTGACATAGTTTTCTAAAGTGATTTTGTGATAAATCATTTTTTTGCTCATTTACGTACTGCCATAAATTAAGCAAACTAACAAAGTCTGAATTTTTATCTTTAAAACGATTATGTTTTTCATCAGCCGCTTGCTGCTTTTCGTGTGGTCGTTCTCTTGGGTCTTGAATGCTTAGCGCACTCACAATAATAAGCACTTGCTCAATACAACCCAAATCAATTGCGGTTAACACCATTTTTGCAAGTCGAGGATCAATAGAGAATTTAGATAATAAACGTCCTGATTTAGTTAATTTTGTCCCTTCATTTTTTTGTGCTTTTGACTGTTTATTTTCATGAGCACCATTATCTATCGCAGCTAATTCTTCTAATAATTTAACACCATCGTTAATATTTCTATTATCAGGAGCTTCTACGAAAGGAAAGTCGCCGATCTCTCCCAAATCTAACGCTAACATTTGTAAAATAACGGTAGCTAAATTGGTACGCAATATTTCAGGATCGGTAAATTCAGGTCTACTTAAGTAATCTTCTTCGCTATACAGGCGTATACAAATACCTGATGATACACGCCCACAACGTCCTGAACGCTGATTAGCACTCGCTTGTGAAATAGGTTCTATAGGTAAACGTTGCACTTTAGTACGGTAACTATATCGTGATATACGGGCAGTACCCGGGTCAATCACATATTTAATACCAGGCACAGTTAAACTTGTTTCGGCAACGTTAGTCGCTAGTACAATATTACGACCTGAATGCGGTTTAAAAATAAGATTTTGTTCACTAACGGTTAAGCGTGAATAAAGGGGCAATATTTGTGTGTGTCGTAAATTCGCTTTGTTTAAGGCAGCAGCAGTATCTCGGATTTCTCGCTCACCATTTAAGAAAATTAATATATCGCCTAAGTTATCTGAAGCAAGTTGTGAAAACTCATCAACGGCATTTAAAATTCCACTAATAATATCGTTGCCATCATTCGTATTTTCATCTTGCTCGTTATCATCTGAGCCATTGTCATTTAATGGTCTATAACGCATTTCTACTGGATAAGTACGACCAGAGACCTCAATAATAGGTGCTGGTTTACCATTTTTATCGGCAAAATGATTAGCAAAGCGTTGCGGATCAATAGTCGCTGAAGTCACTATCACTTTTAAGTCAGGTCGCTTAATTAAAACTTGACGCAAATACCCTAAAATAAAATCAATATTTAAACTACGCTCATGCGCTTCATCAATAATAATAGTGTCATACTGGCGCAGTAAGCGATCTCTTTGCATTTCAGCTAACAAAATACCATCAGTCATTAATTTAATATAACTGTGTTGGCTCACTTGATCATTAAAGCGAACTTTATAACCCACCTGCTCACCAAGTTTAGTATTTAGTTCGTCGGCAATACGATTAGCAACAGTTCTAGCGGCTATACGTCTGGGCTGAGTATGACCAATTAAACCATCAATACCTCGTCCTAGTTCAAGGCAAATCTTAGGTATTTGTGTCGTTTTCCCTGAGCCTGTTTCACCTGCAATAATGACTACTTGGTTATCACGAATAGCACGAGATATTTGTTCTGCATTGTCGCTAATCGGCAGGCCTTCCGGATAAGTTATTTTTGGAAGGTTATTGATTTTTTGCTGTTTTTCTTTAATTGACTTTTCAATTGCTTGTACAGTCTTAGTAAACTGTTTAAGTTGCTGGTCAACTTTAGCTTTATCAGACTGAGACTCAAGTTGAGTCATTATTCTTTTGTGATTAATAATTTGTTGTTTCAAGCGGTGAAAATCAGATTTTTTCACTTGAGTTAACGCATCAAAAGAAGACTGTATATTCGGGGATTCACTTAGAGAAATGTTTGACGGCAAAATAGACTCAACTAATGTAACAAAAAAAAATGTAGAAAAGTCTATTTTATCAGTTATACCTAAACTACTTCAAGCTGGAGTTTCAGCCATTGTAATAAACTGCAGTCATATAAAAATGGATAACAAACCAAAACGATAGCTCACAATAATTATTGAGCTGCGTTTACTTTACCTGTTTTTAAATTTTCGCGTAAAATTTTATCAATAGAACGTAAAACATCATTACGGCAAATGGTCCCTAATAAGTTATTACTTTCATCAACAACAGGGTAAACTTTTGGCTTGTTTTGAACCATTAAACGCCCTAATTCAATTACACTGTCATAAGGCTTCATTGATAGGACATCTTTACGCATTAAGTCTGAAACATTAACGATATGCGCGTTGTGGTACATAGTTTCAAGCATTTTAGCAAGAACATCACTTTCAGATAAAAAGCCAATTAATTTACCATTATTATCAATAACAGGGCCACCTATTTGCTTTGTTTTCAAAAACCGTAATGATGCCTCTTCAACACCCATATCAGCAGTAAAAGTAACAGGATAGTGGTTCATATATTCTTCTATTTTTAACGACTCCATCATAACCCCTTATACATTAATCAAAAAAAGTTATACATTTATATTAGGATATATCCCTACTATTAATGTAGATAACTATTTTTAATAACACCAATTTTTCATAGATTTATCTTGGTTTTATTGTATAAAGTTTTATGATTTCAACTAAGAGCCGCTAAAAAATAGAAACAACGCTAATATGAAAATTTATTTTCTGTATATAACGTTGATGCTTTCAACCAAATCTCACCCACTTTTCCAGTACCTACCGCTACACCATCTAGCTTAGTGACCGGCGCAATTTCTTTTGATGAGCTAGTAATCCAAATTTCATCTGCAGCGCGCACTTCATCTAAAGTGACAATACGTTCTTGAACTGTCAATGTTCCATCTTTAGTCAATATATCAATGATTAAACGACGAGTAACACCCGGTAAAATTTGGTTATCTTGAATCGGCGTAGCAATAATTCCATCTTTTACGATGAAAATGTTTGATGCACTCGCTTCCGTTAATTCATTTTTGCTATTAAACAATAAAGTTTCTTGGCTGCCGGCATCAAAGCCTTCTTGAAAATGTAAAACATTCCCTAACAATGAAGTTGATTTTATATGGCAACGTTTCCAACGCAAATCTTCTGTACTTGTTAAGGCATATCCATTACCAACCGTATCCAAACAAGGCGTTTTAGGAACAGGAATTTCAAAAGCCATTGCAAATACAGTTGGAGATACGTTGGTAGGGAAAGCGTGAAAACGTTTAGTATCAGTACCACGGCTTACATGCAAATATAGCCCTAGAGGGCCACCACCATTGCTACTTGATAACTTGTCACATAAGGCTAACCACTGACTATCATCCCAATTTAACTCAATGCCAATAGCCTTTAAGCCATCATTCATTCTATCTATATGGGCTTGAAAGCCAACCATTTTGCCAAAGTACGATGGAATTACTTCATATATCCCATCACCAAATAAAAATCCACGATCTAAAGGGGAAATCTTGGCTTCTTCAATTGGCATATAATCGCCATTTAAAAATACTGTGCTCATTTTACTTTTCCTGATAATTTAAGTTTACTATTTAATTTTTCTTAACTGGCAGTTGGATAACCAATTAAGGATCTAATTCTTGCAATTAAGGCAATCCCTTCTGAAGCAGGAAGACTGTCTTCGGTTATTTCATTTCTGCGTGTTACACCATCAACACTGCCTAACTTTGAAATATATTTCAGAATCTGCTCTGGGCAGGTTTCATTCAATAAATCTTTTTTAGACCAAACACTTAAAAAGGCTAAAATACCATAAACGCCCCAATTTGATACATCACTTAATATCAATTCATCACACGTAGTCGCGGCAGGAACAATATCAAGTTTTGCTAATAGCTCTTTCACGTTCCCCATGCCTATTTCATTACCACCATCACCAATAGCAATCGTTGGACAATTTGCTTCTGTCATAAAGAAATCAAAAGACGCTGATTTAGCACTTATATCTTCACCACGCATATTATGGTAATTTCCATTTTCCGCAGCGCCAGGACATTCAATAGCTATAATAGCTTGAGGTTTATACTGTAAAAGTGCCGCTTTCGCTTCAGCTAAACCAGATTTTTTATCACCAACACTAATAACACAAACGTTATAATCATCTTTGAGTGCATTAGCCATTGGGTTACCACACACTAAAATAGGAGTGGCACCTAAAAGAGCCAACGCTTTATATAAAATTAAAGCCCCTACAGGGCCGTCTGTTTCAAACGTGTCCAAAACAGGAAATCCAGTACCTATAAGCACTGTACCTTCTATATTGCTCAAAGATTTAGCCGCACGTAAACAATAACCTGAAGTAACTTGTTGTTGTAAATCCTTCATACCGCGTAAATTTCGCTCAACAAGCATGCATTCAATTTGTTCACTAAGTGATGCTTCATTTTCTATATTCATGTTTCTTATACCAAGCTTGATCTAATTTTAATCACAAACATTGAGTTTTTTACGATTAAAATAACTTAAATTCAAATGAAAACAGTTATGTGCCTGTTCCATACTAATAGGCTCAAAGCGAACTTTATCGCCTTGTTTGAGTTGCCCTAACTTTGCAATATCAATGGATATAACAGCGCCAATTTTAGGATAGCCACCAATCGTTTGTCGGTCATTCAACAACACAATTGGCTGACCATCTGCTGGGATTTGAATAGCCCCCTGACAAATACCTTCAGATAAAATGCCTTCAATATCACCCGTAATTTTTTTACCGGTTAACCGATAACCCATTCGATCGAAACTTTTACTCACGCTATAGTCACTAGAGTAAAATAATCGTTGTTGAAAAGATGAAAAGTTTTTTTGTTGATAGCTTGGTATTGTGCGTAACACCACGTCATTAAAATATTTTGGCCTTAATAATTCAGGTAAAACCAAATTTGTTTTTCTCTGTTGGCTAGCACAAGGCAATATATTGTCTTTTTTAAGCTTTTCACCAACTAAACCACCAACACCTTCACGACATACCGTTGCAGTACTACCAAAACTTTCTTTGATAGTAAAACCACCAGCAACAGCCAAGTAACTTCGTATACCTTCGCTAGCAAACCCTAACTCAATAAGGTCGCCCGCTTTAATCGCGTAACTGCGCCATAAATCTTTGTTAGTATGATTAATTGACAGCGACATATTTGCACCAGTGACGGCAATAGTTGTATCAACTTGTGCAATAAGTGCTAAACCGCCAATACTAATTTCAATAGCCGTAGCATTTAATTCATTAGCACATAAGCGATTAGCCCATTGAAATGCCTGTAAATCTATTGGACCACCATTGGTTAATCCAATATTAAAAGACCCAAAACGCCCAGCATCTTGAATAAGGCTTAGCATGCCTGGCTCTTTCACTAAAAAACCTGTAGAAAAACTCATGATAGTTTGCCAAATCCTTCCGGTAATTCACCACCTAATGATAAAAACTCATTCTTATCAATTGACTTAAACCTTACTTTATCACCAACTTTAATTGGCATGATTGGAGTTGCCGTGACATCAAACATATCGACTGGGCATAAACCGACTATATTCCAGCCTCCTGGGGAGGTATTTGGATAAACAGCAGTTTGTTTATCAGCAATAGCAACAGCTCCTTTGGGCACTTTATTTCTTGGGGTACTTAAACGTGGTGAAGCAATTCTTTCATCAACTTCACCTAAATAAGCAAACCCAGGCGCAAAGCCGATAGCATACACGTGATAATCTTTAACTTGATGAATCTCGATTACTTGCTCAACACTTAATTTATTTCGTTGAGCAATAACGGTTAAATCAGGCCCTGATTCTTCAGAGTAATATACCGGTAGCTCAATAATAGAAGATTGCTCTACATCGCTATCAGTTGCTGAATTATCATCTAAACGTCGTAATAAAATTCTGAGTTTATTTCGCACCTGGTGATGATCGGTATGAAGTATATTAAATACCACTAACATCGATGCATAAGATGGAATTAAATCCACAATATCATCAGACAAGTCAACCTTCATTGCTTGACGAATCAATTGTTCAACGTGTTTTATTTTTGCCGACGTGTCATCGCTAACTTCATCAGAAAAATAAATAATTAACGCATTTTCACCTGCAATATTAATCGTTGGCATACTAAGCCCTTGTTCTTTTAACATTAACCAATGAGCTCCAGAATAGATTCAATCGCCTGTACGCCTTCAATATTGTCGCCATGAACACACAAGCTATCGGCATTTAGAGTTAAAATGTTGCCACTTACCGAGGTAACGCAACCTTGCTCTTTCAGTTGTTTCACTTGAGCAAGCATTTTTTCTTTATTATGAACAGCGCCAGGCTTAGTGCGAGCTAACAATTTACCGTCGTCGTCATAACAACGATCCGCAAAAGCTTCGCTCAATATATCAATATTATATTGTTTAGCCTCGGCTCTGTGTTCTTCAATTTTAGGTGTCGCTTGTAACATTAATTTTAAAGGACGATGATAACGACTTAATGCACATAAAATAGCATCTCTGACTTCTTTTTTTACCATCATGTCATTATATAAAGCACCGTGTGGCTTTACATATTCCAATTCAATTCCTATTGACTTAGCAACACCATCAATAGCTGCCACTTGATACATGACCAACGCTATCAATTCCTCAGTTGAGCAATTAATTGAACGTCGTCCAAAACCGACCAAGTCAGGGTATCCTGGATGTGCACCAACACTAACGTTGTTCTCTTTTGCTAATGCTAGTGTCTTTTGCATCACTAAAGGGTCACCCGCGTGAAAACCACAAGCAATATTAGCTTGATCGATATGCGGCATAACTTTCTCGTCAAGCCCCATGGTCCAGCTACCAAAACTTTCGCCTAAGTCACAATTCAATTTCATTATTTTTCCTTATTTCGCTAGTAATTTTAGCAAAACTTATAACACTGCTAATGTTGAATTGGCAATATCGGTTACTAACATTTTACCTGGACTATGGGTTATACAAAACGGAGGCTTAGTTTGTTCTAACACAAGCTGTGGTGTTACACCACAAGCCCAAAATACCGGCACTTCGTTTTCTTTAATAGTGACACTATCGCCATAATCAGGTTTATTAATATCATTAATACCAATAAGCTCAGGTTGACCAAAATGTATAGGTGCACCATGAACCGATGGAAAACGACTACATATTTGAATCGCTCTAATTGCATCTTTAGCTAACATTGGTCGCATACTTACCACTGTTTCACCGCTAAATCTTCCTGCAGTTTTGCAAGGTATATTAGTACGATACATAGGAACATTTTTATTTTCGCTGATATTGCGAATTTCAAGCCCATCAGCAATAAGTGCATCTTCAAAAGAAAAAGAACAACCCAAAACAAAAGTAACTAAATCATCGCGCCAAAGTTCTTTAATGTCAGTGAATTCTTGCTTAAATGTGCCATCAACAAATAAACGATAACCTGGGACATCAGAGCGAATATCAATATCTTTGCCCAAATCAGGTAAAAGATAATCTCCTGCATTTTCTGACATGCCAATTAATGGACAAGGCTTAGGGTTAAATTGACAAAATTGTAAAAAGTCATTCGCCCAATCTTTTGGCAAAATAACAATATTTCCTTGAACACAACCTTGAGCAAAGCCTGATGTGTTTTCTTTGAATTTATCATGACGAATTAATTGACGTAATTCATAAGCACTAAGCTGTGCTGAAGCGGGATCGTTAATATTTATAGACATGGATAATCACTTTATCTGACGAAAAATAAGAAGAATATTTTATAGGTTAATATTATTACTAATAAATAGGAGAAATACTACGATAATCATGTCGACTTCAGATATATTTTTAAACATGATGAATTGCTAAAATAGCATCATTTACAGTGAATAGACATATTTGTGACATTTTACATATTCAACGCTATACTGACCTTCTAATAATAGAATATTCCTTAAGATATTTAATATGTTAAAACTATTTATCCCACTGATTAGCTTGAGTTGTTTTTTCGCTATGTCGTATTCCTATGCACAATCATTTGAAACCCTATTAGATAGGTGTTTAATTAAAACGATTAAAAAAACAGACAAAAATAAAACGCTTCAACAAATTGAAGACTTTTGCGAAAAAAAAATAGTGAAAGAACAGCTAGGCAGTGAAGAGCTTGGCGCTATTTCTGAACGAATGATTAAAGAAAAAAAATCAGCGTTTGATCCCTATGTTATTACGCCACATAAAATGAACTATATTTTACCCGTAACTATCACAGATGGTATCAATAAAGAAGCCTACGCTGGTTATTCAAACTGGGAAGACGAACTGCGAGATGTTGAAACCAAGTTTCAACTAAGCATTAAAGTACCGTTAACCACCGGCAGTTTTTTAAATAGTGGAGATCAGCTTTTTTTTGGTTTTACTTTAGAGTCTTGGTGGCAATTATATACTCATAAAATTTCACGACCTTTTAGAGAAACTAACTACCAGCCAGAAATATTTTATTTTACACCTACCAGCTGGCACCCTTTTAAGACCAACACAGCCATGATGATCGGTTTTGAACATCAGTCAAATGGTCGTTCTATGCTGCTTTCAAGGAGCTGGAACAGAGTTTATGCCAACTTCCTTTTTGAAAAAAACAATCTCGCGGTATCATTTCGTACCTGGTATCGAATCCCCGAAGGTAGCCAAGCGACTACTATTGATAAGATTGGTGATGATAATCCTGATATCAATGAATATATGGGATATTTTGAATTAAGCACTGTGTATAAGTGGAACAATAAATATGAAGCATCGATGAAATTACGAGAAAGTTTCGCTCATCACCATGGAGCCATAGAACTTGGTATCACTTTTCCTTTATGGGGAAAATTAAAAGGTTATGCTCAATACTTCAATGGTTATGGAGAAAGCTTAATTGATTATAATCATAGACAACAACGCTTAGGTATTGGCTTTGCTTTAACAGACATCTTATAGAATTTACCGTTTAAATATACATCACCTTTTTTGTCAACAATATAAAATCAAGTCAAAGAGATGTTGGATAATAAAAGATTTAGCTAATATTTATTATCCAAATCGCCTCAAGCACACAGTATTACAAGCGATAAAGCGTTAATAGTTTTCGCGCTGAATTTAAAGCAATGCTCGTGGTATATGAATAGCACATTTAAAAGAAAAAGGATCACAACTATTCCTAACAGCCGATTATGGGCTAAATGTTGTCAACTTACATTCAACGCTACCACATCTAATGTGTAATTAATGTCATCCTTCATTGAACTATATTGCAAACCGTTAATGACTACTTATAGCACTTCACACATTGCAGACATAAGGAGTTAGCTTCAATCCTTGCTTTAGAGTAGATATTGTATCTATGTCCTAGCTACTATGAGTGACTTCCCTTATAAATTTCTTATAAATTTTTTTAAACTGCATCACCTTTGGCAACATAACAAGACTGTAGTATTACTCGTTTGTTATTAATTATTATTTTTATAGGTTTGAGTGAAAGAATTAAATAGTTTTACCTGTCTTATACCCCAAGTATGAGCGCTATTTATATAAAAAGTCTCATCTGTTTGATGTATTCAAATCTGTTGCATCTATTAAAAGCGTAAAATATAAATTATAAGAGGTAAATAATGGAATTCACGAATAAACGCACCATCCTAATTACAGCATCTTTATTGTTGGTATTGGCGATATCACAAACTATTTATTCTGCCCTTTACAGTGCTGAAATTAGTTTTTCAAGGCAGTTTTCATGGGGACTAGAAGCTCTAGTATTTACTTTACTTGCCGCCTTTGCGGGTTCTGCCATGGTTCAAGTAAAAAACTCTCAGCTAGGATGGTCAGCTATCGCGTTTAGCGCGGTACTTAACATAGTACAGGTGAGTATTGGCCTAACTTTGTTTTCAACGTTTGGAAAAGTAGCGGGTACTGTAGAAGGCGCACAACCTTTAATTGGTGGCGTGGTTTCTTTGTCATTCATGATTTACTACGCAGCTAAATTATTATTGGGATTAGCAGCACTTGTTTTTGGCCTGTCTTGTATAGCTAAAGGTGGCAAGGCGATAGGTACGCTTACGGCTTTGGCGGGTGTGGTTGCTATGTTTGCCAATGGTATTTTAATTACCTTTGGCCGTGATGGATTTCTTCCATCAGCTGTTGCTGGCGCTTCAGGCATGATCGCAACGTTACTTTTAGCAATATGCTTAATAGGCCTTTACCGTAAACAAGACTAAAGCTTAACACCTCACAAGTGATGTAACATTTTTGAATAAAGTATAAACATCGGCGCATACTAAACCGTTAATTCGCCGATGTTTTACGTTTAGAGCATTGACCTATTACAATAAGTGGCTTTTTCAAAGTCGCTCAAAATTACAATAAATACAATAACAATAAAGGACAGTCACTCAAATTTGAACAACACGGGGATTACAACTAATGTTTTTTAAGCGTTATAAGCGAGTGTCCCGTTAAATTTCCTATTGATCACTTATACCCAAAGAACTAAACCGCTCCGCGGTAATGGCGTACTTGGCTAGCTCTGTATTACCTTCTAATTTTCATATTCTTTTCTACTCTTAGTATTGAGGCATTTCGTCTCAATTAACGAGGAGTTTTAACATGATTTTTTCTACTTATTTTAATCCTGAGCTGAGCCAACGTTTCACTGAAGACATGGTTATCCGTAATCTTACAGCTAAAACACAAATAGATTATGTCCGAGCACTAAATCGTTTTTGTGAATATTTTAAACATTCACCTGAACATGCTACCCGTGACAATTTACGCGAGTTCCAATTGTTTTTAGTTAAAGACGGCGCAACAGGACCAACGATTAATAGCACCCTTTCTGGTTTAAGGTTTTTATATAATGTTACGTTAGATAAACCACAGCTACTCACCAAATTAACCACTGTTTCGGTCGCACGTAAGTTACCTATTATTTTAAGTCTAGAAGAGATAAAGCTGTTTCTTGCAAGCGCTGCTCACCCCAAATACCATGCTGCATTTTCTGTTGCTTATGGTGCGGGGCTTCGCGTTAGCGAAGTTGTTTCGCTTAAAGTCTCAGATATAGACAGTGAGCGTATGGTGCTTCGCGTTGAACAAGGTAAAGGAAGCCGAGATAGATACGCTATGTTATCTCCTGCGCTACTCGCGCATTTACGACAATGGTGGTTGTTTGCTAATAAACATGGGCAAATGCACCGTGAAGGTTGGTTGTTCCCAGGACTTAATCCAATTAATCATATGACGAGTCGTCAGCTTTCTAGAGTTTGTACAGCTACAGCCAATAATGCTGGTATTAATAAAAGGGTATCGATGCATACCTGACGTCACAGCTTTGCGACACATTTACTTGAAGCGCATGTTGATATACGTGTCATACAGGTATTGCTTGGGCATGCTAAATTAGGTACCACGGCTTTATATGCTCAGGTCGCAACAAGCTTATTACGCGAAGTTATCAGTCCACTTGATGCTTTAGAAAACAAGGATAAGACAAAAGATAAGGACAAGTCGTGAGTATTCACCATGACTCGTCCTCAATTAGAAATATCTGATATATTTCGACATCATGGTCAACAATGGCGTGAACACAATCAAGGACATATTAACCTCAGTCAATTGAAAATCATGTCAGCCATTGAAAATTGTCGAACAGAGGTGTTAGGTGGCCATCAACTTTATTGCCAATCATGTCATAAGACGCATATTTCTTATAACTCATGTCGTAATAGACATTGCCCAAAATGCCAAGCAAGCTCAGCAAAAAGATGGCTTGAAGCGAGACAAGCGCAACTACTACCTGTCGATTATTATCATTTGGTTTTTACCTTACCAAAAGAAATCGCAGACATAGCCTACTACAACAAGTCGATAATGTATGGTTTATTACTGAAAACTGCTGCACAAACGCTTCTAACGATAGGCGCTGATGAAAAGCGACTCGGCGCTAAATTAGGGGTTACTTTTGTCCTACATACATGGGGATCTGCGATGACTCATCATCCACATGTGCATGGTATTGTACCAGGCGGTGGTTTGTCTCTTGATGGGGAGAAATGGGTATCGAGTAAATCAGGCTTCTTCCTGCCTGTTCGTGTGTTATCTCGATTGTTTCGTCGACTATATCTTGAGAAATTAGCGCAAGCTTATCAACAAAACCAACTGGTATTCTTTGGTAAAAGTAAGCAGCTTGAAGATGAAGTGTCGTTTACGCAATGGCTTACGCCATTACGAAAAAAGGAATGGGTCGTTTATGCTAAAAGACCTTTTGCAGGGCCTAAAGCTGTTTTCGCTTACCTTGCTCGTTATACACACCGCGTAGCCATATCCAATAGTCGCTTGGTTAAAAGTGATGAAAAGGATGTCACGTTTCGTTGTAAAAACTATCGTGCTAAAGCGTCAAAGCGATACCGAACGATGACATTAAGCCATGGTGAATTTATACGGCGCTTTTTATTACATGCTTTACCTTCAGGGTTTCAACGTATTAGACATTATGGCTTGATTGCAAATACGACTTGTAAGAAGAATTTAACTAAAATTAAGGGCCTACTCAATGTAAAAGTGCCGGAAGTAACCACAAGGGAATTAGTTGAGGGTAAATCACTTCCACCTGCAAAAGGTATTGTATTTACCTGCCCAAAATGTAGTGGGCCAATGATTATTAGTGAGATTCTACTTTGTCAGTTGAAGCCTCGCGCACCACCAATCAAGCGTGTAAATTAGCAAATAGAAATAAGTGTTAATATTATCGAATGTTGATAAGGGATCGCTTTGCCAAAAACACCACAATAGCGAATATGGCGCTATACTTCATTGAGTTTTTACTCGTTAATAAGTCGCTTATGCCAACTAAAACCAAGCAACATCAAGCGTTAATTCAAAATTACCCAATAAAACCCTCAACCACGATATAGCAATCCCCATAGTAAGTGTTTGTGTCACGCGGTTTCGTTCTCTGGAGTTTGTTATACACCCGTCTGAGGAGTGAAGCTTGTGGATCTTATGGTGTTTTGTCGCGACTGGTATCTAACAAACCTAAACAATGCTGACCTTAGCTTTTGAGTTATTAACGGCAGTTAAGAGCTTAAATCAAACATTAAGATTTTTAAAAAAACGATCATATTCAGAATAGTGTTGCTTTCACCATTTGTACCAAAGATCATAGCTGTTATTTATATTCTATTTATCACGTTAATTTAAAGCCTATATAGTCATTATCTGCATTGAAATCGGGTGTTGTTTCATAGTTTAAAGACTAATTATTGGAAGACTCAGAAAAGCAGTACTTACTATAAATAAAAAGTTAAATTAATAGAAACTCACTTTGATTACGAACTCTAAAATGACAATGTTGTCATACTTGTTGCGATATCAATGCCTCAGGTGAGATA
The sequence above is a segment of the Colwellia sp. 20A7 genome. Coding sequences within it:
- a CDS encoding aminotransferase class IV, translating into MSTVFLNGDYMPIEEAKISPLDRGFLFGDGIYEVIPSYFGKMVGFQAHIDRMNDGLKAIGIELNWDDSQWLALCDKLSSSNGGGPLGLYLHVSRGTDTKRFHAFPTNVSPTVFAMAFEIPVPKTPCLDTVGNGYALTSTEDLRWKRCHIKSTSLLGNVLHFQEGFDAGSQETLLFNSKNELTEASASNIFIVKDGIIATPIQDNQILPGVTRRLIIDILTKDGTLTVQERIVTLDEVRAADEIWITSSSKEIAPVTKLDGVAVGTGKVGEIWLKASTLYTENKFSY
- a CDS encoding DUF4392 domain-containing protein yields the protein MNIENEASLSEQIECMLVERNLRGMKDLQQQVTSGYCLRAAKSLSNIEGTVLIGTGFPVLDTFETDGPVGALILYKALALLGATPILVCGNPMANALKDDYNVCVISVGDKKSGLAEAKAALLQYKPQAIIAIECPGAAENGNYHNMRGEDISAKSASFDFFMTEANCPTIAIGDGGNEIGMGNVKELLAKLDIVPAATTCDELILSDVSNWGVYGILAFLSVWSKKDLLNETCPEQILKYISKLGSVDGVTRRNEITEDSLPASEGIALIARIRSLIGYPTAS
- a CDS encoding CBS domain-containing protein; this encodes MESLKIEEYMNHYPVTFTADMGVEEASLRFLKTKQIGGPVIDNNGKLIGFLSESDVLAKMLETMYHNAHIVNVSDLMRKDVLSMKPYDSVIELGRLMVQNKPKVYPVVDESNNLLGTICRNDVLRSIDKILRENLKTGKVNAAQ
- the hrpA gene encoding ATP-dependent RNA helicase HrpA — its product is MPSNISLSESPNIQSSFDALTQVKKSDFHRLKQQIINHKRIMTQLESQSDKAKVDQQLKQFTKTVQAIEKSIKEKQQKINNLPKITYPEGLPISDNAEQISRAIRDNQVVIIAGETGSGKTTQIPKICLELGRGIDGLIGHTQPRRIAARTVANRIADELNTKLGEQVGYKVRFNDQVSQHSYIKLMTDGILLAEMQRDRLLRQYDTIIIDEAHERSLNIDFILGYLRQVLIKRPDLKVIVTSATIDPQRFANHFADKNGKPAPIIEVSGRTYPVEMRYRPLNDNGSDDNEQDENTNDGNDIISGILNAVDEFSQLASDNLGDILIFLNGEREIRDTAAALNKANLRHTQILPLYSRLTVSEQNLIFKPHSGRNIVLATNVAETSLTVPGIKYVIDPGTARISRYSYRTKVQRLPIEPISQASANQRSGRCGRVSSGICIRLYSEEDYLSRPEFTDPEILRTNLATVILQMLALDLGEIGDFPFVEAPDNRNINDGVKLLEELAAIDNGAHENKQSKAQKNEGTKLTKSGRLLSKFSIDPRLAKMVLTAIDLGCIEQVLIIVSALSIQDPRERPHEKQQAADEKHNRFKDKNSDFVSLLNLWQYVNEQKNDLSQNHFRKLCQREYLSYVRLREWQDIFTQLKLTLKEQKISLTSVDYQFSINDTGAEKKQDKKEQTLPSSLVTVHQALLSGLLSHLGQQDENREFKGARGSKFFVFPGSSLSKKPPKWLMSAELVETSRLFARMNARIDPTWIEPLAEHLLKRSYSEPHWEKKQGAVMAFEQVSLYGLPIVTKRKINFNTIEPITCREIFIREALVNGDCFIKEKFLDENQALIASIEVLEQKARRKDFLIDEQQLVDFYSSKVPETVICQRSFLSWWKKAKKQDAKLLNFTKDFLLNKSSNDVTAKEYPDTWQQNNLTLPLAYHFSPGDIDDGISVIIPVALLNQCHYEGFDWLIPALRYDLVVALIKALPKALRRNFVPAPNYAEACLENMANASKNQESLVDALAKQLLRMTGVRLPEDVWQGVELPAHLTMNFQVVNEKGELLKQGRDLNELKAQLQGKVKASIKQVAEKGIEKSKLTLWDFGKLPQGYEKKVANMTIKAFPALVDHKSSVAIELFEQEEHAEQAMLNGISRLILLNIPSPLKYLQEKMPNKAKLGLYFNPFGSITDLLQDCIQGACVYLVKEYMLTKKMAILPRDEKSFELLREYVRAEISDCVLTAAIKVEQTLSLRHDIARKLKGNVALNVIQSHSDIKQQSEALVFKGFVSASGFEKLDDITRYLKGILRRLEKLPIDPNQDRLKLIEVKRASDLYASVLSQQRKDKPIAQEILLTKWMIEEFRISLFSQNLGTAQPISLKRIVNHLKDFS